One genomic region from Vibrio sp. SCSIO 43137 encodes:
- a CDS encoding HlyU family transcriptional regulator: MGFFSNLFSSKESKAKQVEPVEYKGFLIYQESIAESGQYRIAGRITQEVDGEVKEHRFIRSDVVSSETDANDLMLNKAKMFIDQMNGKIFS; encoded by the coding sequence GTGGGATTTTTTTCTAATTTATTCTCTTCAAAAGAGAGTAAAGCAAAACAAGTTGAACCCGTAGAGTACAAAGGTTTTTTGATCTATCAGGAATCCATTGCTGAGTCTGGTCAATACCGGATTGCCGGCAGAATCACCCAAGAAGTTGACGGTGAGGTGAAGGAACATAGATTTATTCGTTCTGATGTAGTGAGTTCTGAGACTGATGCCAACGATCTGATGCTAAATAAAGCAAAAATGTTTATTGACCAGATGAACGGTAAGATCTTCAGTTAA
- a CDS encoding GGDEF domain-containing protein, with translation MSFIHTNLFRLLFPLILISILFLDMDNIALLVQTNFNLAAQLPYLLFAVCILLCQSFNQSRMGMIATALAIAYWIIQSRLQQPLSYGTTKIEYVLLAFTFPTACIAVYIFPEKRIFSIGGLVYCGLLVLLLAWSSLFIQHIEINGISEGWQKFLFELPQVSKLPFIVILYNTFFVGLFAVFVLRKNMVIDVAIYTALCVSTLTLLLIQMPYISTILYTLAGFLLIIGIMTTSHELAYNDQLTNIPSRRALEAEFKHLGKKYTIAMLDVDHFKKFNDTYGHDVGDDVLRLVASQMSKIGGKARVYRYGGEEFTVLFKGKCIEEALIHLDELRENIANYQMAIRKYDERPKNKLGLINRGKGQNSKRVSVTISIGVADSYDHKSPQSTMKAADKALYKAKKAGRNRVAS, from the coding sequence ATGTCCTTTATCCATACCAACCTATTCAGACTTCTGTTCCCTTTGATACTTATTAGTATCCTGTTTCTGGATATGGATAACATTGCCTTACTGGTTCAGACCAACTTTAATCTAGCAGCTCAACTCCCTTATCTTCTGTTTGCCGTATGTATTCTTCTTTGCCAGAGTTTCAATCAAAGCCGCATGGGCATGATAGCCACCGCTCTGGCCATCGCCTATTGGATTATCCAGTCACGGCTGCAACAGCCTCTTAGTTATGGCACAACAAAAATTGAGTATGTTCTTCTGGCGTTTACCTTTCCGACCGCCTGTATCGCCGTTTATATCTTTCCTGAAAAGCGCATATTTTCCATAGGCGGGCTGGTTTACTGCGGTTTACTGGTATTGCTTTTAGCCTGGAGCAGCCTGTTTATACAACATATTGAAATTAACGGGATAAGTGAGGGCTGGCAGAAATTTCTGTTCGAGCTTCCTCAGGTATCTAAGTTACCTTTTATCGTTATTCTGTATAACACCTTTTTTGTAGGGTTATTTGCTGTCTTTGTTCTGCGTAAAAATATGGTCATAGATGTGGCCATCTATACCGCCTTGTGTGTTTCAACACTAACACTGCTGCTGATACAAATGCCTTATATATCGACCATTCTCTATACACTGGCCGGCTTCCTATTGATTATCGGCATTATGACCACAAGCCATGAGCTGGCTTACAATGATCAGTTGACGAATATCCCCAGCCGCCGCGCACTGGAGGCTGAATTTAAACACCTTGGCAAAAAGTACACCATCGCCATGCTGGATGTGGATCACTTTAAAAAGTTCAACGATACCTACGGACACGACGTCGGCGACGACGTACTAAGGTTGGTAGCCAGCCAAATGAGTAAAATAGGCGGTAAAGCGCGCGTCTATCGCTATGGCGGAGAAGAATTCACCGTTCTGTTTAAAGGTAAGTGTATTGAAGAAGCCCTGATTCATCTTGATGAACTGCGAGAAAATATCGCCAATTATCAGATGGCTATACGTAAGTACGACGAGAGGCCGAAGAACAAACTCGGTTTAATCAATCGCGGCAAAGGTCAGAACAGCAAACGTGTTTCCGTAACCATCAGTATTGGTGTCGCAGACAGCTACGATCACAAATCCCCTCAGTCCACCATGAAAGCGGCTGATAAAGCTCTGTATAAAGCCAAAAAGGCCGGCAGAAACCGGGTTGCGTCTTAA
- a CDS encoding GNAT family N-acetyltransferase translates to MDFEIRKANSKDTECIQKVLTESRAEYLPYAPIKYSEQEISYWIREILLAKSDVWVAVINKLIVGICSSSSRGFSTWIDQLYILPGYTGNTIGSSLLNSAVSYAKFQHIKVVCFKMNQPAQQFYKQHGFQVVEERDGSDNEEDLPDLVLQKKVF, encoded by the coding sequence ATGGATTTTGAAATAAGAAAAGCCAATAGCAAAGATACAGAATGCATTCAGAAAGTATTAACGGAGTCGCGGGCTGAATATCTGCCCTATGCGCCGATTAAGTACTCAGAACAGGAAATCAGTTACTGGATAAGGGAGATCCTGCTTGCTAAGTCCGACGTATGGGTCGCAGTTATTAACAAGCTGATTGTCGGAATCTGTTCCAGCAGTAGTCGTGGCTTTAGTACCTGGATAGATCAACTCTATATCCTGCCAGGTTACACTGGAAATACCATAGGTAGCTCTTTACTTAACTCTGCAGTGAGTTATGCCAAATTTCAGCATATTAAAGTGGTTTGCTTTAAGATGAACCAGCCTGCACAGCAGTTTTATAAGCAGCACGGTTTTCAGGTGGTAGAAGAACGGGACGGTTCAGATAATGAAGAAGATCTTCCCGATCTTGTTCTACAGAAAAAGGTGTTTTGA
- a CDS encoding IS4 family transposase — MIKSNSDWAEEQFGHAKLGDPRRTARLVKMASDLAQHPGKSVVKSSHSPASMEGAYRFIRNDNVSSDDIAEAGFKATADQVHRYPLLLALEDTTTLSYKHRSIRADLGHVNQGNRYRGLFAHSILLFAPETLDVIGLVEQQRWTRDIKTRGIRRKGLKRPYEEKEGYKWERASRNMAARLGTSMVNVISVCDREADIYDYLIYKMANQQRFVVRSMMSRHIEEGSDKLYHFASELQSVKQRQIQIAQRGGRKAREVTLDVKYAAVTLKTPSNKKGAPISLNYVGCSEIGDGEKRLNWHILTNEPVNSAEDALKIIGYYEKRWLIEEYHKVWKTEGTGVEELRLQSKDNLDRLATIYAFLAVRIFQLKFANEQIEDVSCEKILSSRAWKLLWLKRVKTPLPKEVPTAKWAYEHLARLGGWKDSKRNGRASVKTLWEGWLKLQAILEGYELALSLEQDL; from the coding sequence ATGATTAAAAGCAATAGTGATTGGGCTGAAGAGCAATTTGGTCATGCTAAACTTGGAGACCCAAGAAGAACGGCTAGACTTGTAAAAATGGCATCAGACTTAGCTCAGCATCCAGGTAAATCGGTAGTGAAATCATCTCATTCTCCAGCAAGTATGGAGGGCGCTTACCGATTTATTCGGAACGACAATGTCTCATCAGACGATATTGCCGAAGCAGGCTTTAAAGCAACTGCAGATCAAGTTCATCGTTACCCTCTCCTTCTCGCGTTAGAAGATACAACTACCTTAAGCTACAAACATCGCTCTATTAGAGCGGACTTAGGACATGTAAACCAAGGTAATCGTTATAGGGGGTTGTTTGCCCATAGTATTTTGCTGTTTGCTCCTGAAACTCTCGACGTTATTGGGTTAGTTGAACAACAACGATGGACGAGAGATATCAAGACTCGAGGTATCCGTCGTAAGGGGTTGAAACGACCTTATGAAGAAAAAGAAGGTTATAAATGGGAAAGAGCATCACGCAATATGGCAGCCCGTTTAGGTACCTCGATGGTTAACGTAATATCAGTTTGCGATCGCGAGGCCGATATCTACGATTACCTCATTTATAAAATGGCGAATCAGCAACGTTTTGTTGTGCGGTCGATGATGAGCCGTCATATAGAAGAAGGCTCAGACAAGCTTTATCACTTTGCATCAGAACTTCAAAGTGTGAAGCAACGTCAAATCCAAATAGCTCAAAGGGGTGGCCGGAAAGCTCGTGAAGTCACTCTGGATGTAAAATATGCAGCAGTGACTTTAAAAACACCCTCAAACAAAAAAGGAGCTCCTATTTCTCTCAACTATGTTGGCTGCTCCGAAATCGGTGATGGAGAAAAGAGGCTCAATTGGCATATTTTAACTAATGAGCCAGTTAATAGTGCAGAAGATGCATTAAAAATTATTGGTTACTACGAAAAACGCTGGTTGATTGAGGAGTATCACAAGGTCTGGAAAACTGAAGGGACAGGAGTTGAAGAGCTTCGGTTACAAAGTAAAGATAACTTAGATAGGTTAGCAACAATTTATGCGTTTTTAGCAGTAAGAATTTTCCAATTGAAATTTGCCAATGAGCAAATCGAAGACGTTAGTTGTGAGAAAATCTTGTCCTCAAGAGCATGGAAGTTGCTTTGGCTGAAAAGAGTAAAGACACCACTTCCAAAGGAGGTTCCAACAGCAAAATGGGCTTATGAACACCTCGCAAGACTTGGCGGTTGGAAAGACAGCAAAAGAAATGGAAGAGCGTCAGTTAAGACGCTCTGGGAAGGATGGCTCAAACTACAAGCCATCCTTGAAGGCTACGAACTCGCTCTGTCTCTTGAGCAGGACTTGTGA
- a CDS encoding DUF3069 domain-containing protein: MSNENSPQQTETVDLDQISAELKKVIEFDQVPEQMLSMVVSIHEVSEQAVRESWDTMPASAQNVLDNFEQFHALISVSQAFAGVNFMEEYQTLELPKEMSDSEQEEYRAQLLDQVLHNCVKDMVKQVKKARRDAVLKRDFKDVFAK; the protein is encoded by the coding sequence ATGAGCAACGAAAACAGCCCACAGCAGACAGAGACTGTCGATCTAGATCAGATTTCTGCCGAACTGAAAAAGGTAATCGAGTTTGATCAGGTACCTGAGCAGATGCTTAGTATGGTCGTCTCAATCCATGAGGTTTCCGAACAAGCCGTCCGTGAGTCATGGGATACTATGCCAGCCAGTGCACAGAATGTGCTTGATAACTTCGAGCAGTTCCACGCTTTAATTTCTGTCAGTCAGGCGTTTGCCGGTGTTAACTTTATGGAAGAGTACCAAACTCTTGAACTTCCTAAAGAGATGAGTGACAGCGAGCAGGAAGAATACCGCGCTCAATTACTTGATCAAGTTCTGCATAACTGTGTAAAAGATATGGTTAAGCAAGTTAAAAAGGCCCGCCGTGATGCGGTGCTTAAACGAGACTTTAAAGACGTCTTTGCCAAGTAA
- a CDS encoding DUF1499 domain-containing protein, producing MIYKIVIAVVLALVAYMFYKNSVTPSYLGVNSGKFAEMPSSPNAVSSQTDMEEKFVEPLPFQDSDKAIQDINRVLSQMSGNEVVVSDGNYLHVVFTTPTMKYKDDLELYLDDSSKQLHYRSQSRVGYSDAGLNRARYDEFAKLYQKISR from the coding sequence ATGATTTACAAAATCGTCATTGCAGTCGTATTAGCACTGGTTGCTTATATGTTTTATAAAAACAGTGTCACCCCTAGCTATCTGGGTGTTAACTCCGGCAAGTTCGCCGAAATGCCATCCAGCCCTAACGCTGTATCCAGCCAGACTGATATGGAAGAGAAGTTCGTAGAACCACTCCCGTTTCAGGATTCTGACAAAGCGATACAGGACATCAACCGCGTTCTTTCCCAAATGTCCGGAAATGAGGTTGTGGTTTCCGACGGTAACTACCTGCACGTCGTATTCACCACACCAACCATGAAGTATAAAGATGATCTTGAGCTTTACCTTGATGACTCATCTAAACAGCTTCATTACCGATCCCAGTCTCGTGTTGGTTACAGTGATGCCGGCCTAAACCGTGCCCGCTATGATGAGTTTGCTAAACTTTATCAGAAAATCTCCAGATAA
- a CDS encoding late competence development ComFB family protein has product MQINVDVHNYMETLVGNKLAEERYTEQYDNDQLADLACLTLNQLRPIYIRFDIDFLSRLETGKRIQYEEQVAVAVEAAETMIKSDRRTERTEEEVIFADSDEEKENRELEWYEEPILKPRSR; this is encoded by the coding sequence ATGCAGATTAATGTCGACGTGCACAATTATATGGAAACCCTTGTAGGTAACAAGCTGGCGGAAGAGCGATACACAGAGCAGTACGATAATGATCAGCTTGCTGATTTAGCCTGTCTGACACTGAATCAGTTGAGGCCTATCTATATCCGGTTTGATATTGATTTCCTTTCACGGCTGGAAACGGGTAAGAGAATTCAGTATGAAGAGCAGGTTGCTGTTGCAGTTGAAGCGGCGGAGACAATGATCAAGTCAGATCGTCGCACAGAGCGCACAGAAGAAGAGGTGATCTTCGCCGATAGTGACGAAGAAAAAGAGAACCGCGAGTTAGAGTGGTATGAAGAGCCGATTTTAAAACCCAGATCACGATAG
- the pntB gene encoding Re/Si-specific NAD(P)(+) transhydrogenase subunit beta encodes MSAGLVQAAYIVAAVLFIMSLAGLSKQESARAGNYYGITGMGIALIATIFSPDSSAFGWIILAMVIGGGIGIHYAKKVEMTEMPELVAILHSFVGLAAVLVGYNSYIDHGVFTDQALLNIHLVEVFLGVFIGAVTFTGSIVAFCKLRGLIPSSPLSIPHKHKWNLAAVVVSFLLMLHFVNVEGSMFALIVMTLIAFVFGYHLVASIGGADMPVVVSMLNSYSGWAAAAAGFMLANDLLIVTGALVGSSGAILSYIMCKAMNRSFISVIAGGFGQEVVLDTDTEYGEHRETNAEDVADMLKNSKSVVITPGYGMAVAQAQYPVYEITEKLRAHGVDVRFAIHPVAGRLPGHMNVLLAEAKVPYDIVLEMDEINDDLSETDTVLVIGANDTVNPAAQDDPNSPIAGMPVLEVWNAKDVIVFKRSMNPGYAGVQNPLFFKENTQMLFGDAKESVENIFKAL; translated from the coding sequence ATGTCTGCAGGATTAGTACAAGCCGCATACATTGTTGCTGCGGTTCTCTTTATCATGAGTCTAGCGGGACTTTCTAAGCAGGAGTCTGCCCGTGCAGGTAACTACTACGGTATTACCGGTATGGGAATTGCGTTGATCGCGACGATCTTCTCTCCTGACAGTTCAGCATTTGGCTGGATCATCCTTGCTATGGTGATCGGTGGTGGTATTGGTATCCACTATGCCAAGAAAGTTGAAATGACCGAAATGCCGGAGCTGGTTGCTATCCTACACAGCTTTGTAGGTCTGGCTGCGGTTTTGGTTGGTTATAACAGCTACATTGATCATGGTGTTTTCACCGATCAGGCACTGCTTAATATCCACCTTGTAGAAGTATTCCTTGGTGTGTTTATCGGTGCGGTTACCTTCACAGGTTCTATCGTTGCTTTCTGTAAGCTAAGAGGTCTGATTCCTTCTTCACCACTAAGTATTCCACATAAGCATAAGTGGAACTTAGCGGCTGTTGTTGTTTCGTTCCTGCTAATGCTTCATTTCGTCAACGTTGAAGGCAGCATGTTTGCCCTTATCGTGATGACCCTGATTGCCTTTGTATTCGGTTACCATCTGGTTGCATCAATTGGTGGTGCGGATATGCCGGTTGTGGTTTCCATGCTGAACTCATACTCTGGCTGGGCAGCGGCGGCCGCAGGTTTCATGCTGGCCAACGATCTGTTGATCGTAACTGGTGCACTTGTTGGTTCATCAGGTGCCATTCTTTCCTACATCATGTGTAAAGCGATGAACCGTTCGTTCATTTCTGTAATCGCTGGTGGTTTTGGTCAGGAAGTGGTGTTGGACACTGACACTGAATACGGTGAGCATCGCGAAACCAACGCAGAAGACGTTGCTGATATGCTGAAAAACTCTAAGTCAGTAGTGATCACTCCGGGATATGGTATGGCGGTAGCGCAAGCGCAATATCCGGTATATGAAATCACTGAGAAACTGCGTGCTCATGGCGTTGATGTTCGCTTTGCTATTCACCCTGTAGCGGGAAGGTTACCGGGTCACATGAACGTACTGCTGGCGGAAGCTAAAGTACCATATGATATCGTTCTGGAAATGGACGAAATCAATGATGACCTGTCTGAGACGGATACTGTTCTGGTTATCGGTGCTAACGATACGGTTAACCCGGCAGCACAAGATGATCCTAACAGCCCGATCGCAGGTATGCCTGTTCTGGAAGTATGGAATGCCAAAGATGTTATTGTCTTCAAGCGTTCTATGAACCCGGGCTACGCAGGTGTTCAGAACCCGCTATTCTTCAAAGAGAATACACAAATGCTGTTTGGTGATGCGAAAGAGAGTGTAGAGAACATCTTTAAAGCACTTTAA
- a CDS encoding cold-shock protein produces MSEKINGTVKWFNQDKGFGFITPENGGKDVFVHFSAINGTGRRNLQDGQQVSFVVTNGQKGPQAEDVSAI; encoded by the coding sequence ATGAGTGAAAAAATCAATGGCACTGTAAAGTGGTTTAATCAAGACAAAGGATTCGGCTTCATTACACCAGAAAATGGTGGGAAGGATGTGTTTGTTCACTTCTCAGCGATTAATGGAACTGGTCGTCGAAACTTACAGGACGGTCAACAAGTATCGTTTGTAGTAACTAATGGACAAAAAGGTCCGCAAGCAGAAGACGTCAGCGCCATCTGA
- the pntA gene encoding Re/Si-specific NAD(P)(+) transhydrogenase subunit alpha, which translates to MQIGVPREILAGETRVAATPKSVEQLLKLGFDVAVESDAGLLASFDNAAYEAAGASVVSAEEIWNADLIFKVNAPSDNEIESIKEGASLVSFIWPAQSPELMEKLSAKNINVMAMDSVPRISRAQALDALSSMANIAGYRAVVEAAHEFGRFFTGQITAAGKVPPAKVLVAGAGVAGLAAIGAAGSLGAVVRAFDVRPEVKEQVQSMGADFLEVDFEEDTGAGDGYAKEMSDEFNKKAEELYAEQAKDVDIIITTALIPGRPAPKLITKEMVDSMKAGSVIVDLAAANGGNCEYTIADKVITTENGVKVIGYTDMVGRLPTQSSQLYATNLVNLVKLLCKEKDGNIDIDFEDVVLRGVTVVKEGEVTWPAPPIQVSAQPQVKAEPVKPAEEKVEEPASPVKKIVGLVAAVGAFAWVASVAPAAFLSHFTVFVLACVVGYYVVWNVTHALHTPLMSVTNAISGIIVVGALLQIGQGNTAVSVLSFIAVLIASINIFGGFTVTKRMLEMFRKD; encoded by the coding sequence ATGCAAATTGGTGTACCTAGAGAGATACTCGCAGGTGAAACTCGAGTGGCTGCTACGCCGAAATCGGTAGAACAGCTGTTAAAACTAGGATTCGACGTTGCCGTTGAATCCGATGCTGGTCTGTTAGCCAGCTTTGATAATGCTGCTTATGAAGCAGCAGGGGCTTCAGTAGTTTCTGCTGAAGAGATATGGAATGCAGACCTGATATTTAAAGTGAATGCACCTTCTGATAATGAAATTGAATCAATTAAAGAAGGCGCTAGCTTAGTTAGCTTTATTTGGCCGGCTCAGAGCCCTGAGTTGATGGAAAAGCTATCAGCTAAGAATATCAATGTTATGGCGATGGACTCAGTACCGCGTATTTCTCGTGCTCAGGCACTTGACGCGTTGAGTTCTATGGCAAACATAGCCGGTTATCGTGCAGTGGTAGAAGCCGCACACGAGTTTGGTCGATTCTTTACCGGTCAGATTACCGCAGCGGGTAAAGTACCCCCTGCAAAAGTTCTTGTTGCAGGTGCGGGTGTTGCCGGCCTTGCTGCTATCGGTGCGGCCGGTAGCCTTGGCGCTGTTGTTCGCGCATTTGACGTACGTCCTGAAGTAAAAGAGCAAGTCCAGTCCATGGGTGCTGATTTCCTTGAAGTTGATTTCGAGGAAGATACAGGCGCTGGTGACGGCTATGCCAAAGAGATGTCTGACGAGTTCAACAAAAAAGCAGAAGAGCTTTATGCTGAACAAGCGAAGGACGTGGATATCATCATTACCACGGCTCTTATCCCAGGCCGACCAGCTCCAAAGCTGATCACCAAAGAGATGGTTGATAGCATGAAGGCCGGCAGCGTTATCGTTGACCTTGCTGCGGCTAACGGTGGTAACTGTGAGTACACTATCGCTGATAAAGTGATTACTACTGAAAATGGCGTAAAAGTTATTGGTTACACCGACATGGTGGGTCGCCTTCCTACTCAGTCTTCTCAGCTTTATGCGACTAACCTGGTTAACCTTGTAAAACTGCTTTGCAAGGAGAAAGACGGCAATATCGATATCGACTTTGAAGATGTTGTTCTTCGCGGTGTTACGGTTGTCAAAGAGGGTGAAGTGACCTGGCCGGCTCCGCCGATTCAGGTATCTGCACAGCCTCAGGTTAAAGCCGAGCCTGTTAAACCGGCGGAAGAGAAGGTTGAAGAACCTGCTTCTCCGGTTAAGAAAATTGTCGGATTGGTTGCTGCGGTAGGTGCGTTCGCATGGGTTGCGAGTGTTGCTCCGGCTGCATTCCTTTCTCACTTTACGGTGTTTGTTCTGGCCTGTGTAGTAGGTTACTACGTGGTATGGAACGTAACTCACGCTCTGCACACCCCGCTAATGTCAGTGACCAATGCTATTTCAGGCATTATCGTTGTGGGTGCGTTACTTCAGATAGGACAGGGTAATACTGCTGTTTCCGTTCTGTCGTTTATCGCCGTGTTAATTGCAAGCATAAATATCTTTGGTGGCTTTACCGTAACCAAACGTATGCTTGAAATGTTCCGTAAAGACTAA